AGAGGCGGTCGCCATCTTGGTCGGAGGCTTCAATATCAAACTCAAAACAAGTGTTGAGGGGTATGGTATAGGTAGATTCAAAATTATTGAGGATTACGGGAGCGGTATTGTTGAGGACTTCGCCGTAAGGGATATTGGAGAGTAGGGTAGTTTCGCCAACCACAGTGGTTCTTTCTCTATCTGTATAATAAGGCGTTTTGGTAAGTCGTTTCTTAATTTGATAGACACTAGGGAGCGAAAAGAAATCTCTCGGATTACCATAGCTCATGATAGAGGTTCCCCTTAATGGTTCCGTTTGTATAGACCCAGAGTTAGAGTTGGATTCAGTAAAGGTATGGTCTGCGCCAAAAAGGTGTCCTATCTCGTGGGCGATAGAGGCTAAGAGAGGTCTAGCGGTTGCTCTTGCTTTCTCATAATTGATATAAGCACCTCCCAGTCTTGCCAATCCATTATAGTTAATGTTGGCAACTACAAGTCCTATATCGTAGTTTTCTGTTCCAATGAGTTGATTTATAACGCTTGTAGAGCTGCTAATTAAAATAGAGGCATCATAAACATTATCATTAGGATATTGACTTATGTTGATAAGCCTATCGTCTGTAATTACCTCAAACTTAACGCCAACATCTCTAAGGTAGAGTTCATTTAGGTACGCTTCCACTCGGCTCCAAAAGGCGTAGACTTTATCGTTACTACTATCAAATATTTGACTTTTGAAAATCGTGGGCGCAATGGCAAGAGCCAGTCTGTAAGTTCTTAGCACATTGTCTTTGAAGAATAAAGTTTCGTCAGAGCTGATGTTTTGTAGGGTTCTGTTTTCTAGGTTGTTTAGGTCTCTTCTTTTGCGAGATGGTTCCTTTTTTTCTAGCTCCACAGGGCAGTAGTGTTCGTCATTGTGTTCTCCTACATTACTACATTCTACATTAGTTCCTTGCATAGAAGCCACTACGGTCAGTTGGTTATTTGTATTGTACCCCAAGTAGACACTAATATTTTTTTTAGAGGGCGTGGTAGAGCTTTTTTTCCAAATTAAAGTTTCTTTAGATTGGGCACAACTATTTAGAAGTTCAATGGTTAAAGAATCTTTTATCTGTGCCATTATATTGTGCAAACCAAAAAATAAAAAAATGAGTAGTAAAATAGTGAGTTTATTCATAATCATTTTCAAAAAAAGGGGAACAAAGGTACAAAATTTAGCCTCCAATTAAAAACAGCGGGCATCTGAAAAGGCTTTTGGCTATATTCAAATTATCGTCTTCTCCTCTAATAACCTACGGAGTTTGGAGCGAGTATGGTTATGTTTAGTGTCATCAAAGCTTTTTTGCTAAAAATAATTACGGTATATATAGCTGCCTGAAATGTATTATGCATTATTTCAGTCTTTAAGTTGTTTCAAGATTAGCATTGCTAAATTTTCATGGCATTAAGTTTTTTTATCCGTCAGTATTGTGTGAGATTGATAGAGAAATGCTTCTCGATAAAATGGAAAGTAGCTTCTCAAGAAATTTATCCCTCAGTATTTATCAAATCCAAAAATTCTTGTTCGTCTAATATGGTTACTGTGCCTAGAGTTTGGGCTTTTTTAAGTTTGCTCCCTGCCTTTTCACCTACCACTAAATAGTTGAGGTTTTTGGATACCGCGGAAATGTTTTTTCCACCATGCTTTTCTACCATTTCCTCGGCTTGCTCTCTAGTGAATAGGGATAATTTGCCAGTAAATAGAAAGGTCTTGCCTTCTAAAACATCACTTACTTTTGTGTTGGTATTTTCTTCTTGTTCTAGTTGGATACCGTAAGATTTTAGTCTATCTAAGATTTCAATATTTTCTTCATTCTGAAAGTAATTCACGAGGCTTTCAGCTATCTTTATTCCTACATCTTCTACTTCTGTGAGTTCCTCTAAAGTAGCTTTTTTTAGTCCGTCAATAGTATGAAAGTTTTTTACCAATTTTTTGGCTACAGTTTCACCTACATGTTTAATTCCTAAGCCAAATAGCACTTTTTCAAATGGAATTTGTTTGGATTTTTCAATGCCGTCCAAAATGTTCTGAGCAGATTTTTCTGCCATTCTATCTAAGGGGAGTAGCTGCTCTTTAGTAAGTGTATAAAAATCAGCAATGTTAGAAATGAGCCTTTCTCTGAAAAGTTGTTCTATAGTCTCGGAGCCTAAATTTTCTATATTGAGGGCTTTTCTAGAAACATAATGTATCATTTTCCCAACCACTTGTGGAGGACAATGGGCTTCGTTGGGACAAAAATGTGCGGCTTCTCCTTCGTTTCTCACTAGTGGCATATGGCACTCTGGACAGTGGCTGATGTAGGCTACCGACGTTGCATTTGGCAATCTTTTTTCTTCATTAACGCCCACTATTTTGGGAATAATTTCTCCACCTTTTTCTACATAAACAAAGTCTTGAGTGTGTAGATTGAGTTTTCTTATAATATCCTCGTTGTGTAGAGAGGCTCGTTTTACGATTGTCCCTGCCAGAAGTACGGGTTTTAGATTAGCTACAGGGGTTATGGCCCCAGTACGTCCCACCTGATAAGAAATGCTTTCTAATTGTGTTTCTACTTTTTCTGCTTTAAATTTATGAGCCATTGCCCATCTTGGAGATTTGGCAGTGTAGCCTAGTAGCTGTTGTTGATTAAGATTATTGACTTTAATTACAATCCCGTCTATTTCAAAATCAAGATGTTGTCTTTCTTTGTCCCAATAGTCAATAAAATCTTTTACTTCATCTAGATTTTTACAGAGTTTAGCTTGTTGAGATGTTTTAAATCCCCAGTCTTTAGTTTGTTCTAGTAGTTCCCAGTGTGTTTTTACAGGAGTGTCTTCTGCTACTACTTGGTAGAGTACTGCCGAAAGTTTTCTTTTTCTGACCTCTGTGCTGTCCTGCATTTTAAGGCTTCCGCTAGCGGTATTTCTAGGATTCATAAAAAGGTCTAAACCCTCTTTTTCTCTAGCTTTATTGATGAGGTTGAAGTGTTTTTTTGTGAGATATATTTCTCCTCTGATGTAGAAGGTGTTAGGGTATTCTCCTTTGATTTTTAGCGGAATATCCGAAATGGTTTTTACATTGGCTGTAATTTCGTCGCCTTGGAAACCATCGCCTCTAGTAACCGCTTGCTTGAATGCACCGTTTTCATAAAGTATAGAAATAGATGCTCCATCATACTTTAGTTCTGCTACATATTCTATATCGGTTGTATCTAAACTTTTAATCAGTCTGTTTTGCCAGTCGGATAGGTCTTCGAAGTTATAAGAATTATCTAAGGAATACATTCTGTGACGGTGTTCTACCGTGGGGAAATTTTTGGTAATGTTACCACCTACTCTTTGTGTGGGAGAGTTATCATCTGCAAATTCGGGGTGAGCTAGCTCTAGGTTTTTTAGTTCTTCCAGCATTACATCAAATTCATAATCAGAAATACTTGGAGTGTCTAGAACATAGTAATTATAATTATGCTGGTGCAGAGTTTCTCTAAGGTTCTCTATTCTGCGCCTTATATCTTCTTGGAGCATTTCTATTTTTTTTACTTGGTGGCAAATTTATAAAAAAGATTATATTCTGTTAAAAAAAATGAATATACTTGAAGGTAATTTTAAATTATTTTTATTGGTTCTTGTTTAATAAAACGACAGAAATGAGTTATCTTTGATCCCATTGAAAACTTTAAGAAAGTAAATGAGGGCAGAAGTAAAACAGTTTCAGTACGAAGTACAAGCATATCAAGAAGATTGTGTTGGGAACATCATTAGTTTTTTTGAAGATTTCAGAAATGAAGTACCATTCACTAAAGCATTACAAACCCATCAAGAGCCCGTAATCTCTAGCATCACCATAGAACGCCTCAAACGAGCAGGGCGGAGCATCGCCCAAAAAATAGAAGAAGAAAACACCCGCAGAAGCACCTCTGGCGAAGACCCAAAACCAATGCCCGACTTAGGATTTAAAGTGTTCGACAGTACAGAAGCTCCCCAACTAGAGCTCAACGAGGAAGAAATAGTTTTCCCAGACCTCTCCAACGATGCCCTAAGCCGCATCTACAATATGATATTTACCGTAGGTATAGACGAGCCTACACAAGCCCCAGAAGTAGTAGTAGAAGACGCCATCTACAAAATAGGCCACCACTACTACATTACCAATAGCCATAGCCTAACCCCAGAACAGTATGCTATGGCAATAAAAAACGGTAAAGTATTTATAGACGGCTGGACGGCAAGCCTCAACGGCACAATGCAGAGCTATAAAGAAGAAGTAAAAATCGTGTTTTAGGCACAAGACCTCATTTCAGTTTCCGTTTACCAGCACTTGCGGGCTTACTCACTAGAAGTCGGCAAGTGTTTTTTTTATCGCCCAAGCAAAGTAGGGGCTACCCTCCCAACCGCATAAACACCCACCACTTGATTAACCTCTACCACCACTGTTTTATAGGACAAGCTGTCTTGTTTTGCCTTTCACACAAGTGTATTTAAGTTCCCGCAGGTTGATTAAACCAAACCACCACCGTTTTATAGGACAAGTTGTCTTGTTTTGCCTTTCGCACAAGTGTATTTAAGTTCCCTCAGGTTGATTAAACCAAACTACCACCGTTTTATAGGACAAGTTGTCTTGTTTTACCTTTCACACAAGTGTGTTTAAGTTCCCGCAGGTTGATTGTACTCAACTCCACATAACATTAGAATAAAAAAAATAGAAAAAAATTTTGCAGAGTCAATTATTGTAGATACATTAGCCTCGCTGAAATTATCCGCTAGACGGGCAATAAATTGATAACTTAACTTACTATGAACATTTTAATTTTAACATTAGTTTTTGCTCTAATTATAGCAAACTTTATTTGGGCAGTCGTAAATATTGGAAAAAACGAACCTAACAGACTATTATGGCATTTATTTGTATGTTTTTTTCCTGTATTTGGTCCGCTTGTATTCTTAGCGAAGAGTAGAAAATAATACAGAAACAGAGGTAAATGAGGCGAAGAGCCTCATTTTCTATTAAAATTTGTAAAAGAGAGAAGAGTAATTCAAGAGGGAGCTAAGACATATTATTCTGTAAAAAAAAATCTTCTCGCAAATTGGTTTAGCTCTGTAAAGCCAAAAATACATTTACTACAATAGAATTGAATAAGCAGCTGATTTTAGTTTGTGTACCAATAGTTTCCGTTTAATAAATCCGTTTCTTAGAACAAAACTTCTCCTTGTTTGCCCATTCACCAACCAAATTTTAAGGAGAATAAAACCAATTTTAAGAGGCATTAGCTTCTTTAAGCTATAAGGTATCGGAATAGATAGTTCTATTTCACAGATAAATTTAATTTTGGGGAAGATATTCTCCAAATAAGCCCTAGACTAAAGCAATACGGAACGAAACTAATGCTACCACATCAGTACGATAGTAAAAAAAATAGAACAAAAATTTTGCAGAGTCAATTATTGTAGATACATTTGTCCCGTTAAAATTACTCACTAGATGTACAACAGTCTTTCAATAATGCCGTGTTTTATAATGTGTCTTGCACAAGATGCGGCGATAGATGGTACACCAGTGTTTTAGACAACAATAACAAATTAAGCACTTGTATATAGCCGCTACTTAGTAAAAGTAAGCGGCTTTTTTATTATCACGAATTTAATTTTTAAAAAGTATAATTATTATGAAACAGTCATTACGAACAAAATCTTACCTCATTACAGCCTCGGCGTTGTTTTTTGTGGGAGAAGGACTTTATGGACAAAGCAGAAAGGATACTGTAAAGACCAAACAAGTAGAAGAAGTAGTACTACTAGGGAGCCGTTCTGGAGCTCGTTCTAAAACGGATAGTCCCGTGCCAGTAGATGTGTTTGATGTTCAAAAAATGGGGGTTACATTGCCTCAAACCAATATCAACCAAATGCTGAATGTGGTAGCCCCATCATTTACTTCCACCGTACAGACGGGAGCTGATGGTACAGACCACCTAGACCCTGCACAGCTTAGAGGCTTAGGTCCAGACCAGGTCTTGGTATTAGTTAATGGTAAAAGGAGGCATACCTCTGCCC
The genomic region above belongs to Riemerella anatipestifer and contains:
- a CDS encoding PLDc N-terminal domain-containing protein — encoded protein: MNILILTLVFALIIANFIWAVVNIGKNEPNRLLWHLFVCFFPVFGPLVFLAKSRK
- a CDS encoding reprolysin-like metallopeptidase; protein product: MAQIKDSLTIELLNSCAQSKETLIWKKSSTTPSKKNISVYLGYNTNNQLTVVASMQGTNVECSNVGEHNDEHYCPVELEKKEPSRKRRDLNNLENRTLQNISSDETLFFKDNVLRTYRLALAIAPTIFKSQIFDSSNDKVYAFWSRVEAYLNELYLRDVGVKFEVITDDRLINISQYPNDNVYDASILISSSTSVINQLIGTENYDIGLVVANINYNGLARLGGAYINYEKARATARPLLASIAHEIGHLFGADHTFTESNSNSGSIQTEPLRGTSIMSYGNPRDFFSLPSVYQIKKRLTKTPYYTDRERTTVVGETTLLSNIPYGEVLNNTAPVILNNFESTYTIPLNTCFEFDIEASDQDGDRLFYLAHQSDFNPSRLRPRRQALFVSRKMSPNSVVEFKDEYVDGFYLFGLPSSSSGAIADFWVAVADQKANPNTPHITMYDVKNITVMANPSYKPFRITSTLQPSYNGGETIPLTWEMDESMRAQYDKVSISISNDFGKTYTLLADDVPNTGQYQLTLPNRSIGTVSVRDREVPAGIIKIKPKNSIIFALTNYQPYTSNEPDATVLGGFTLTPTAAISTPKSKCHKPANTSKEALPTKVVISTLSNNDQITNSSKGGFIKLVSHNKPFVITRLTTDERNQIADPKEGMLIWNTTKQCLELYKDFGSGTMQWDCITEGCNE
- the ligA gene encoding NAD-dependent DNA ligase LigA, giving the protein MLQEDIRRRIENLRETLHQHNYNYYVLDTPSISDYEFDVMLEELKNLELAHPEFADDNSPTQRVGGNITKNFPTVEHRHRMYSLDNSYNFEDLSDWQNRLIKSLDTTDIEYVAELKYDGASISILYENGAFKQAVTRGDGFQGDEITANVKTISDIPLKIKGEYPNTFYIRGEIYLTKKHFNLINKAREKEGLDLFMNPRNTASGSLKMQDSTEVRKRKLSAVLYQVVAEDTPVKTHWELLEQTKDWGFKTSQQAKLCKNLDEVKDFIDYWDKERQHLDFEIDGIVIKVNNLNQQQLLGYTAKSPRWAMAHKFKAEKVETQLESISYQVGRTGAITPVANLKPVLLAGTIVKRASLHNEDIIRKLNLHTQDFVYVEKGGEIIPKIVGVNEEKRLPNATSVAYISHCPECHMPLVRNEGEAAHFCPNEAHCPPQVVGKMIHYVSRKALNIENLGSETIEQLFRERLISNIADFYTLTKEQLLPLDRMAEKSAQNILDGIEKSKQIPFEKVLFGLGIKHVGETVAKKLVKNFHTIDGLKKATLEELTEVEDVGIKIAESLVNYFQNEENIEILDRLKSYGIQLEQEENTNTKVSDVLEGKTFLFTGKLSLFTREQAEEMVEKHGGKNISAVSKNLNYLVVGEKAGSKLKKAQTLGTVTILDEQEFLDLINTEG